A window of Oryza glaberrima chromosome 2, OglaRS2, whole genome shotgun sequence genomic DNA:
ATCAAAAGCATAACCTTTTTAGCCAAATGCATGATCATATTGTTGTCCATTTATACTAGTACAATCTTAACAAACCTGTAATAAATTTTGGACAAGGAAAAAATATTATCCATGAAATTTGGGTGTTCATTACCATGATTGTGACTTTATGTCAACACTGAAATCAAACTTACTAAATTCAACATTTTCTAGATATATCGATCTCTTTTTAGTATAAAAAAGAATATACTTATGTGTGTTTATAAGGTTGAGTCTACGTATATTGTGAGCGCATACATGATTTATATCATGTTTCTTATTAAAAACAGTAATCCCAACCGTTGATCAATAAACCAGATCCTTCAATCCGAGGAGAAGATGATCCCTTCCCGTTCGGAATACAGTACGTACATACGTATACTCCGTAACAAATCAGGTTAATTAATTTCCTCTCtataagaaatataaaaaattccGCTTAATAATTACCTGATCTGGACTACCTGAGCGACTTGGTCTCGTCTCCTCgtcttctcgccgccgccgcgagcggaATCCCCCTCTCTCCGGCtaaacctcgccgccgcggcgaagcAAAAGCACctccctcttcgccgccgcccgccggcaaTGGCGGGGCTGTCGCTGCGGTGCGGCGACTGCGGCGTGCTGCTGCGGAGCGTGGAGGAGGCGCAGGCGCACGCCGAGGCCACCAACCACGCCAACTTCTCCGAGTCCACCGAGGCCGTCCTCAACCTCGTCTGCGCCGCCTGCGGCAAGCCCTGCCGCTCCCAGACCGTGAGATCCCCCCATCCCCCTCCCCACCTTCCCTTTGGTTTTCACTTTCTCGATCGAATTCCGCCGGATTCGGTGGTTCTCGATCCGATTTTAGTCTCACCTGGTTGGTTGTGTGGATCTCTGATCTTGCGCGGCGCAGGAGGTGGACCTGCACACCAAGCGCACGGGCCACACGGAGTTCACTGACAAGACCATGGAGGTGGCCAAGCCAATTGATctcgaggcggcgccgccgaagccggCCGGCGAGGCCATGGATGTCGATGCCTCGGCAAGCGCCGAGCCACAAGGTGAGGTGGTTGTTGTTGAGATGATCGAAAGGGTTATGATCTGTGGCCGCCTTTGGGTGGCAAAGAGTGTTGAATCTTGGTGGCTTTTTGCTTCCGGCAGAGATGGTGGCGCCGGAGGTTAACAAGGAGATGCTGGCGGACCTCGAGGCGATGGGGTTCACGACGGCGCGTGCCACTAGGGCACTTCATTTTTCTGGTATGGTGTAGCAAGATAGTATGTCTTAGTTCAACATTTGTACCATGCTGTCAAGTTCTTTCTCCAACTtagattttatttattagcaaattATTACtagagtactccctccttcccataaAAAACTGAATCTtagtgtccagattcatccctAAGATtcggttttttatgggacagaggagtAGACTGCAGATGCAGTAGAAAAGTATTAACTGTTCAAGTGTATATATGTTTGCTCATGCGACTGAGCTATTTGAGACTTTGATCTAAGAAAGTCTCGGCTAGAAGGCTTTTTATCACAGTAAATTCTGGACCAAGGATTTCAGCATATGGTGAATAAAGGAACAACCTCGATTGGAAAGTATATGCTTTGCTATTGAGTCTTGCAGATCAAATAATGCTAGTGCTTGTGCATTGCAACAAGATACATTATGAGTGCAAAATTAGACATACATTCTGCATTGTAGTGCCTGTGGACCGAAATTTACAATATGACAGAAAAAACAAGGCATTATATATGCATTGAAAGCTGAACTATTTGCTGTGCTTTTGGGCAAAACTGTCTCAGTGGACCAGAAGTCAATAAGACTACGTTTTGCAGTCTTACTTATATATTATGATTGTCTCATCTATATTAGTTAAATAAACATAACACCTTCAGTAAGCAAACCATGATTAATTCATAACTTTGTTTGCACCCATTTAATTTTCCTCTAGGTAATAGCACTATTGAAGGTGCCATTAACTGGCTTTCCGAGCACCAAGAAGATCCAGATATTGACGAACCGCTTCTGGTATGatgaatttatattttttgttgctgattaattgattataCCTTTATTTGTTTTGGTATGCTGGTGTGCTAAATTGCCCCTTgctgaaaaaataatatgtttttgaTATTAAGTGGTTATTTTGGTATTATTTTCATCGTGCTTGTGTTAGTGCTACACTGAATTGCACTGTCTGACCTCTGACATTCTATCCATGGAGTTTCAGTAATACCCAAAACTTTTACTATCTTTATTTATTATCTGTGCAGCTCAATGTATTTACTGTAACAATGAAAACGCATTTCAAACATTTGAAAAATTGGCATAGGTTGtccatttatgttttttttcccctgcgTATGCCCATGTATCTAGGACCAAACTTGCACATTTGAATATATCTAACCTCCCACTTCAGAGGTTCAATTAATTGTGTCCAATGGGAGTAATAGATGAATTCTTTCTGTGTTATACCTATACTTGTCCAGAAAATTTTTGCTCTCCAGTACATAACTTTACACTTACCTTCTTTCATCTATCAGGTACCGGCTAATACAATAACTGAGGCTAATAAACCCTCTTTGTCTCCTGAGGAAATGAAGATTAAAGCTCAGGAATTAAGGTGTGTTCATGAACTTATTGCTTTCTTATTATCTTTAATGAGTCGATGGTTTTATATATATCTTCAGAAAATTGCATTGACTTGTGTCTGTCTGTAGCACTACCTTTTCCTCGTTGAAATCAGTTCAATTGACATTTAAGTACTTGTATGCTTTGTCGTATGTGGTTGGGCTTTGTAATTGCATGCATTGGTACGACAATTTTTTTCACTGCTTTAAAAATGATAATTTTTATTGGACTTGAAACTCAATATAAATGAAAATAGAATTCTCATATTTAATCCCTGAAGTTCTATACTTTTATTACATTCCCTACGTATTTTCTTTGCACATGATAACCCCCAATATGCAGATTGTGCACTTTTTTATCGTACCGCCTTAAACAGGAACTTTGTTCAATATTTGCTCTCCGTTTGTCATATTAACACTGGAACAACCACAGATCTGGCGTTATGATTCTgattttaactttttgttaCTAAACTGTTGAGTTTACTCACTCGATTTGTAGGGAACGTGCTcgtaaaaagaaagaagaagaagagagaaggatggaaagagaaagggagaaggTTTGTTCTCAACTTCTTTTTACCTTATTTAATGTATTTAGAAATGTATGAATCAAGATTACCTGCAGCACATTTATTTAATGTATTTAGAAATGTATGAAAATCATTGGTTGTTCCCCTCAAATTCCAGTTTTAtgtttgatgtgatgtgatcTTGGCATTTTCCAGTTACACCTTTGCAATATTATAATTTTGGTGGATCTTTTTCCAATATTACAATTAATAGCATATTATTGTTCCTTACATTATATGTGGCATATATTTCTGTTCATTTTTTGCCAGTATTTTATCTTACATATTAGACATTTTTAGGAAAGGATTCGGATCGGTAAAGAGCTTCTTGAAGCCAAAAGAATTGAGGAGGATAATGAAAGGAAACGGTTGGTTCTTTGTTCCCCTTTTGATTTTTCTGTATTTTGACTAGTAGTATTCTGTTCTCCACCCCTTGACTGTTTTTACCACCACCTGCAGCATGATAGAACTGCGAAGACTTgagaaagaagaggagaaaagagCTAGAGAAAAAATCCGTCAGAAACTGGAAGAGGACAAGGTTTCCATCTTCTCCATCTCATCATTTCTTCTATTATTTATATAAGAATTTCTGGCGTTACATATTTGCTTCAACATAACCTGGGGATATTTGTATGGTTGTCATGTAAGTGTCACACTCTGGCAATTAGACCTCAATTATTTCTTTCTAATTACCAGGCTGAAAGGAGAAGGAAACTTGGATTGCCCCCGGAAGATCCAGCTGCTCCTAAACCAAGCGCACCACCTCCGGTTGAAGAGAAGAAGGTACACCTATCGTAATTAGCAGTTGATCCGAATTTCATTTCATAATTAGCAGTTGATCCAAATTTAGTCATTTAGACCAACCTACTGCCAGTTTGAACTTGCACCCTGTACTGGTCTTGAGAACCTGAATTGCCTAACTGAACCAAAACGCTGAGATGAATGCGAGCAAAAATTTTATCTGATTCTGAATTTCTCAGGAAACATTCAGATCTTATGCCTCACATCAGTCAATGGATTTCTTGTTGGAACAGCTTTTGTAGAGGCCTTTAGATCCGAACTTAGTAGGCCAGAGAATATAATTGCAGATTGTATAAATAAACAATGTTTTGAAATCATTATTGCCATCTAACTCTGTTCTATGGATTTCCAGAGTGCATTACCTGTCAGGCCAGCCACAAAGGCCGAGCGCATGAGGGATTTCTTAAGAAATCTTAAGCAGCAGAACAAGGTAGCATGTAGTTTCAACTTGAAATCATCTTCTATGTTACTCATATTTGTCAGGCAGATTGACACATATCCTTCATTGCATGTGAATACAGATGCAACTGTAAAGACTTGAGAATTCTATTGTTTGTTGAAACTATACCAAAAATTGTGTTCTCCCTGTAGTTTTAGAGTGGAATCATTCAATGCTGATATAATCATATTATATGTTTGGTATTCAATTTGACCCAATTATGGGCCGTTTTTGCAACAGGATGACGATGCTAAAGTGAAGAGGGCTTTTCAAACACTCCTTACCTACATTGGCAATGTAGCTAAAAATCCTGACGAGGAGAAATTCAGGAAGATCAGACTGACCAACGCTACATTTCAGGTGAAAATAATTACTGTACATATTGACCTGGTAAAATGATCCGCTGTTATCCTTTCGAGAACAACACGCGACTGATAATCTGTTTCGGTACAATGCAGGAGAGGGTTGGCAATCTGCATGGAGGCATAGAGTTTCTCCAGCTCTGTGGATTTGAGAAACTTGAAGGCAACGAGTTCTTGTTCTTGGCAAGGGACAAGGTTGACAAGGCCGTCCTGAACACTGCTGGAGCCGAGCTGAATTCGGCTATCACTAATCCTTTCTTTGGAGTCCTTTAAATCGTATAGAATTTCCATGTACACTTGAACCTCTCTGTTTCACCTTTGCTTGAAGCACAAATGCACAGAAATATTGATATTGAGCGAATGATCTTTCACTGCGCTCACTTCTGGTCGCCAGATTGCACGAGATGGAAGGATCTTGGAAAGAATTTCCCAATATATTTCTTCCAACGATTAAAGCAATAAAACATAAATACCCACATGAACTTTAAGCTTTTTCCTAATTTTTCTGCAACTTAGTTTGACAGGACTCGAGTCAGCTTCGTGCATGAACAGTTCCATCGTGTGCAATTTTCGAGCTGATTGTAGCCTAGCTACTGTTGGGTCCTGATGCTGCTTGGGCATGCTCCAGTAGAGGGAGTCAGTAGGGGGATTACAGGGTACTAGTTAAAAATGAGTATGTCTACCAATCTCCATGTCTTCGAATTATGTCcatatatttccaaatctgttGCTCGATCTGGCATAGTATTTCAGAGCCAAGTTATAGGTTAATTTGTATTTTGAAGGCCTTATGGCATCTTCAATGTTGACAATAGAAGGTAAGCCCGCCTTAAGGTAGATCTCTTAAGCTTAAGGCACCTACATGAATTAAAAGAAATGTACACCTACCTTCTCTCTCCATACAATGTCGCTCCACTCTCTTCCACagtttttaaatgaaaaacatagaaaatttGGAGTATTTAAATCCTTTGGAAAAATTCTCTTTCCTTCCCACTTCTTTCCtctgtttaactttttttagtcTTTTGTgggtttgatcaagtttataaaaaaattatcatatttccaacacaaaacaaacatattattaaaacatattCAATATTACATTtagtaaaactaatttggtgttatagataTTGCTAAAGTTTTCTATGAACTTAGTCAAAACTAAACAAGTTTGGCTAAGGACACGGAgagtattaaattttagtaagcAAAACAGTACTATCTGCTAGCATGGTTCATTCAACAAGCGGTAGCATCATCTTCGCGAGTTCATAGTCGTCATGAGAAGAAGAGTCAAGTGACATGATAGGGTAAGGTGgtataaaatttctatgaagAGTTCTCCATCATATATTCATGGGATCACTTACAATCTTTCTTCCAAACAATTTGCCGATATATTTCTTTCAATCCCTCGGacaataatatataaattaaatatgtcATGATCACTTAAGGTATTTTCCTAAGTTCCCTGTAAATTACCAAAATAATCTGGCCGTAGAgatgtcgtcgtcgctgtcaTTTTCATTTATTGGCGATTTCGTGGGATgacgggactaaagatttacTCACATGCATAAGCCGTTCTTCCAATATTAAGTGCAATTTTCACGTTTCCGTTTACTGGCCAATATATAATTGACCACGAACCTGATTattcctcccccccccccccccccctccctacGCCACGCCTCCGCATTTGcatcgttcttttttttccattggggggggggggggggggggattgtgTTTTTACCCTGTTTTGATGCCTAATTTTTAATTTGGCcctgttttttttaagtttgctcatttgatcctctttttcaaaaatgaagATCAGACTTGACCCTATTCTCTGAAGGCAATCTAACGGCGTTAGCTCATAACAAAAATACTGTTTATGCCATTGCTCATTTGACTctacttttattatttttgtttatttatccAGGTTTGACAAAGCGGTGTtatatttgagaaattttgataTGGGTTTGATAAATTTAACATATGTTTGACAAATTTCAataattttgacataaatttgatatatttttgacAAAGTTAACTTACACTTCACAgatttgataaatttttttaCAACACTAGcaaaaatatccgtgcgttgcaacgggtgaataaattctaatgataatatatgtttttcatgcataatcatgtcaatgataatgtttgtattttaatgagcggcttgttttttataaacggcgcatttctttctaacagtttctttctagcatgttttttttattctttttactgacgacgaaaaccatatttttctcccttttttgcttttcttttctcacgcgttttttgcttgttttttttaatgttcttttttttgctttttttcccaATACatgagaatatatgacgaaataaaagccgtgtaatagatggcaaaaaatcgatggatcctatccgactcaagcgtccatcaatttagcgttTTATCTAgaaaaatgcccatgcgttgcaacgggtaaaaatatattttatcctaCGCACTATACTCTAATGCCCGTGCGTTTTGGACCAAACGAACGCACATTCCTTCCGTCCTTTTCAGCTCTAGTCCTAGTACAGTCCGCTATCTTCCTCTGCTCGGTCTACCTCTCTGTGGCTCAGTCCACAAATGGAGTTGTAGGCCCAAGTCGAACAGTATCGTGTCCGTACCATTACAAAACTGATCCTCCCATCAAATCCGGTAATCCGCTTGAGCTCCCATAGTCTTATACCATGACGGAGCCGATCCTCCCATCAAATACGGTAATCTGCTCGAGCTCACATAGTTCCGTACGATGACTAACGAAGCCGATCCTCTCCATCAAATCCGGTCGAATCTTTCTCCATATCCAAAATTATTGAGGGATTTTTATCCACTCGatctcccttttcctttttttatcaaaattaaagCAATCAGcaaaactcgggataaaaaaTGACGTCGATTAAATGGTTCATCAAAATCGAAGCAATCTGCAAAACTTGAGATAAAAAATAACGATGATTAAATGAAGATTCAATCTGGTGAATTAAAGCTGCCTCGAAAGGAGAATTCATAGGGAAAATAATGAGAGAGTAGTGGGAAGTCGGTTATTGCAGTAAATAGGAGCAGGAGGAAAAtcaacgtggcggcggcgctgggttTGGCCAGATGAAAaaaccgcaaaaaaaaaatatagcgatAAAAGAAATAGACAGAAAAATTGGTGAAAGAAAAAACGGCGAAAAGAAAATACgcaaaaaggggaaaagaaaacgGACAAAGAAAACCGGAAAaaaggtgaaagaaaaaaaaagggaaaagaaaataaaacggaaaaaaacagaaaaaaaaaagaaaacgaacaaAATTAGATGGGAACCGGatatggtagtttttttttttattttcgccACTTTCTATggggaatcggacttttttattttagggtttttttctattttttatttagacgaacaatggaagcacctcttatttttttaagtagtaagttctagaaaaaatgtccgtgcgttgcaacgggtgaagactattttaatcttattattgttatatggtttagttaagatgaaattcactgtgttaaattcgcttggatatatattttgttagaaaatcataagctacaattaggagtccgatcgtatTAAATTAgtatgcaagttttttaaagagatttcttatatgattccttctgtattttcaaaagcgaacgaattcaaaaactaactcaaatatggatttgtattttcaaaagcgaacgaatttaaaaaccaacccatacacggatgacgtaccaaggtaacggcaaaaacatcttgaaaatcatgagctgtaatcaggagtccgatcgtctcaaattagcatgcgagtttttttaaagagatttcttatacgattccttctgtattttcaaaagcgaacgaaattaaaaactaactcaaatgcggatttgtatttccaaaagcgaacgaatttaaaaccgacacatacatggataacgtaccaaagtaccggtccaaaagcgaacgaatttaaaaaccgacccatagacggatgacgtaccaaaataccggcaaaaatatttttaatttttcgaGAAGTCTTTTTCGAGGGAGTCGGGCTTTTTTTAAGGAGtcggacgttttttttttctttttttaggtagaatttttttttcctttttttttgtcgccttttttttctcaacggggaatcggacttttttAAAGACTCGAAcgcccttttatttttcttttttttgcgacagatttttattctctttttttttgttttttctctcctttttattttccatcggggagtcggacttttttttttgttttttcgcttttttttatttaaacggTATTTTTTCTCGgacattttttcccttttaagGGAtccgatctttttttttccaaggggAATCGGActctttctgttttgttttttttcgctttttttatttattaaacgGACGAAGGAAacgtttcttattttttaaagtagtaatatatatatatatatatatataagtagaaGTAGATATAGATCAATCTCAAACTGTACATATATCCAAGAAAAACACAAACACGTAGTTAAGTATCCCCGCAggcttaaaaaagaaaaaaaaccccgGAGGCTAACCAGATGGAGCTCGATGGCCATCTCCCGCATGCCGTCGCTGCTGCAGCTGAGCAACTCCtacgcgccgccgcgggagcaCTCGCGTGTCGTCGTCGGTGCCGCACCTACGCGTCGCTGCAACTCCTGCATGCCGCCATTGCTGCACCCGCGCACTGTCGTTGCCGAAGCCCTTTTGTCCGCCTCTCTCACATGCCGCCGCTGTAACACCTGTATGCCGCCACCGCAGCTCttgcgcgccgtcgccaccgaagCCCTCTGTGTGCGCCGCCTCTGCAGCTCGCGCCAAGCGCTATGTCCGCAGTCCCTACCGCACGGCGCCCACCGTTGCAGCCCCGCCGCGTGTCACCACCGTAACTCCCGCCGTCACCGCCACAGCCAAAGCCTTCTCtgtgcgccgccaccgcagccccCACCGAGCGTCGACGCCTCTGGACCACAGCTCCCAtcacgagccgccgccgccgccctcatcGTGCACCGCCTCCGCCGAACCCTAGCTGCGCCGCCAAGAAGGCACGGGATGAGAAATTTGACCGTGGGGTGAGAAATTTGGGGATTGATTTGGTGTTCACTGCTCAGGGGTATTTTAGTCtgtttatattataaaatgattttttttctctcctttaaAAAAACCCTAACGGTGGAGTGGAAAGAGGGTCAGACGGCAGTTTCGATTTTTGATTTTGGAAAGCAGGGTCAAATGAGCAGAGtttaaaaagtagggtcaaattagTAGTTACACTTCAGAACATGGTCAAATGAGCAATTGTcccttttgtgtgtgtgtgtgtatggggATGTTAGTGTTGTTTTGATGCAGATACaatcaaatattttaagcaGCTTTGGGCTCTCCAATATCTCTCTCTGCGACTGCATATAAAGGTCATGTGTATTCTCAAAATAACAAACCAATGATACTCCATCAGTTTCAAATtacttaaaatatgtatcttttACCGTTAACTTTTATAAATCTGTGTAGTTTAACATGAGAATTACATGTtatgaaaattattttcatgGTAAATCTAAAAACCTAAATCTTATAATGTTGAACAATATGAGTTTACAGAAATTTAtggttaaaaattaaaatgtttgacttatgaGTTATGTAAAACCTATATtgacaagtaatttgaaacagaggaagtatcatatttgtaatttttttctcaagattCTTTCCTAATAGTTATAGACTACTCCATCtttttgtaaattactttcCTAATCGTTTTGACTTATGAGTTACTACaaatcgttttgacttttttaagtcaatttttcaggtttgaccaaatttatagaaaaatatagatatatttttaatacaaaacaaatataatatcaaaatatattaaatgctaattttaacgaaactaatttggtgttgtaattATTGCTGTTTTTTCTCTAAATATGTTCGAGCTTAAAAAGGTTtgacttataatatatataaaatggaTAGAGTAGCTTGTAATTTTAATCTGGCTACATTATGAATTACTCCACGCCCTTTATTAAATAAGGGTTGATTGGAAATTTTAAGGATGGTTAGAAGTAAGATTGAGTAAATTAGATGAATAATACTCTACAAGtccttatattttatatttttatattttagaaaaaacttaATTTCTATAAGTAGCCAACTAGCCAtatctttta
This region includes:
- the LOC127764395 gene encoding uncharacterized protein LOC127764395, translating into MAGLSLRCGDCGVLLRSVEEAQAHAEATNHANFSESTEAVLNLVCAACGKPCRSQTEVDLHTKRTGHTEFTDKTMEVAKPIDLEAAPPKPAGEAMDVDASASAEPQEMVAPEVNKEMLADLEAMGFTTARATRALHFSGNSTIEGAINWLSEHQEDPDIDEPLLVPANTITEANKPSLSPEEMKIKAQELRERARKKKEEEERRMEREREKERIRIGKELLEAKRIEEDNERKRMIELRRLEKEEEKRAREKIRQKLEEDKAERRRKLGLPPEDPAAPKPSAPPPVEEKKSALPVRPATKAERMRDFLRNLKQQNKDDDAKVKRAFQTLLTYIGNVAKNPDEEKFRKIRLTNATFQERVGNLHGGIEFLQLCGFEKLEGNEFLFLARDKVDKAVLNTAGAELNSAITNPFFGVL